In Choloepus didactylus isolate mChoDid1 chromosome X, mChoDid1.pri, whole genome shotgun sequence, a genomic segment contains:
- the SLC7A3 gene encoding cationic amino acid transporter 3 isoform X1 yields the protein MLWQALCRFGQKLVRRRTLEPGTAETRLARCLSTLDLVALGVGSTLGAGVYVLAGEVAKDKAGPSIVICFLVAALSSVLAGLCYAEFGARVPGSGSAYLYSYVTVGELWAFTTGWNLILSYVIGTASVARAWSSAFDNLIGNQISQALQGNISLHVPQVLAEYPDFFAMGLVLLLTGLLALGASESALVTKVFTGVNLLVLGFVVISGFIKGDLHNWKLTAEDYELAMPGPNDTYSLGPLGSGGFVPFGFEGILRGAATCFYAFVGFDCIATTGEEAQNPQRSIPMGIVISLFICFLAYFGVSSALTLMMPYYQLQPDSPLPEAFRYIGWAPARYAVAVGSLCALSTSLLGSMFPMPRVIYAMAEDGLLFRVLARIHARTRTPIVATVVSGVIAAFMASLFELTDLVDLMSIGTLLAYSLVAICVLILRYQPDQEMKNGEDEMELQEEKIPEAEKLTLQGLFCPFNAIPTPLSGQVVYVCSSLLALLMTVLCLVLTQWPIPLLSGDPVWIAVVVLLLMLITGITGVIWRQPQSSTSLHFKVPALPLLPLLSIFVNIYLMMQMTVGTWARFGVWMLIGFAIYFSYGIRHSLEEVKSDELPSKPRAKTLDLDLSSPCAHSI from the exons ATGCTGTGGCAGGCACTTTGCAGATTTGGTCAAAAGCTGGTACGCAGACGTACACTGGAGCCAGGCACGGCTGAGACTCGCCTTGCCAGATGCCTGAGCACACTGGATTTAGTGGCTCTGGGTGTGGGTAGCACATTGGGTGCTGGTGTGTATGTCCTGGCTGGCGAGGTGGCCAAAGATAAAGCGGGGCCATCCATTGTGATCTGCTTTTTGGTGGCTGCCCTGTCTTCTGTGTTGGCTGGGTTGTGCTATGCGGAGTTTGGGGCCCGGGTTCCCGGTTCTGGTTCTGCATATCTCTACAGCTATGTCACTGTGGGTGAACTTTGGGCCTTCACCACTGGCTGGAACCTCATCCTCTCCTATGTCATCG GTACAGCCAGTGTGGCACGGGCCTGGAGCTCTGCTTTTGACAACCTGATTGGGAACCAAATCTCCCAGGCCCTGCAGGGGAACATTTCACTGCATGTACCCCAAGTCCTTGCAGAATATCCAGACTTTTTTGCTATGGGCCTTGTGCTGCTGCTCACGG GATTGCTGGCTCTGGGAGCTAGTGAGTCAGCTCTGGTTACCAAAGTGTTCACAGGGGTGAACCTTTTAGTTCTTGGCTTTGTTGTCATCTCCGGCTTCATTAAGGGGGACCTGCACAACTGGAAGCTCACAGCAGAGGACTATGAATTGGCCATGCCTGGACCCAATGACACCTACAG CTTGGGCCCTCTGGGCTCTGGAGGATTTGTGCCTTTCGGCTTCGAGGGGATTCTCCGTGGAGCAGCTACCTGTTTCTATGCGTTTGTTGGTTTCGACTGTATTGCTACCACTG GGGAAGAGGCCCAGAATCCCCAGCGGTCCATCCCGATGGGCATTGTGATTTCACTGTTCATCTGCTTCTTGGCATATTTTGGTGTCTCTTCTGCACTCACGCTCATGATGCCTTACTACCAGCTTCAACCAGACAGCCCCTTGCCTGAGGCATTTCGCTATATTGGTTGGGCCCCAGCCCGCTATGCCGTGGCTGTTGGCTCACTCTGTGCTCTTTCTACCAG TCTCTTGGGCTCTATGTTCCCCATGCCTCGGGTGATCTATGCAATGGCGGAGGATGGCCTTCTGTTCCGTGTCCTTGCCCGGATCCATGCCCGCACGCGCACACCCATAGTGGCCACTGTGGTCTCTGGTGTTATTGCAG CATTCATGGCATCTCTCTTTGAACTCACTGATCTTGTGGACCTCATGTCTATTGGGACCCTGCTTGCTTACTCCCTGGTGGCTATTTGCGTTCTCATCCTCAG GTATCAGCCTGACCAGGAGATGAAGAACGGGGAAGATGAAATGGAGTTGCAGGAGGAGAAGATACCTGAAGCAGAGAAGCTGACCCTACAGGGACTCTTTTGCCCATTCAACGCTATCCCTACACCACTCTCTGGCCAAGTTGTCTATGTTTGTTCCTCACTGCTTG CTCTACTGATGACTGTCCTGTGCCTGGTGCTGACTCAGTGGCCAATTCCACTGCTTTCTGGAGACCCAGTATGGATTGCAGTGGTTGTGCTACTTCTGATGCTTATTACTGGGATCACTGGGgtcatttggagacagccacagAGCTCCACTTCCCTTCACTTCAAG GTGCCTGCTTTGCCTCTCCTCCCACTACTGAGCATCTTTGTGAACATTTACCTTATGATGCAGATGACAGTTGGCACCTGGGCCCGATTTGGGGTCTGGATGCTGATTG GGTTTGCTATCTACTTCAGCTATGGGATAcggcacagcctggaagaggttAAGAGTGACGAACTCCCATCCAAGCCTAGGGCCAAAACTCTAGACCTTGATCTCAGCAGTCCCTGCGCCCACTCGATTTGA
- the SLC7A3 gene encoding cationic amino acid transporter 3 isoform X2 has product MGLVLLLTGLLALGASESALVTKVFTGVNLLVLGFVVISGFIKGDLHNWKLTAEDYELAMPGPNDTYSLGPLGSGGFVPFGFEGILRGAATCFYAFVGFDCIATTGEEAQNPQRSIPMGIVISLFICFLAYFGVSSALTLMMPYYQLQPDSPLPEAFRYIGWAPARYAVAVGSLCALSTSLLGSMFPMPRVIYAMAEDGLLFRVLARIHARTRTPIVATVVSGVIAAFMASLFELTDLVDLMSIGTLLAYSLVAICVLILRYQPDQEMKNGEDEMELQEEKIPEAEKLTLQGLFCPFNAIPTPLSGQVVYVCSSLLALLMTVLCLVLTQWPIPLLSGDPVWIAVVVLLLMLITGITGVIWRQPQSSTSLHFKVPALPLLPLLSIFVNIYLMMQMTVGTWARFGVWMLIGFAIYFSYGIRHSLEEVKSDELPSKPRAKTLDLDLSSPCAHSI; this is encoded by the exons ATGGGCCTTGTGCTGCTGCTCACGG GATTGCTGGCTCTGGGAGCTAGTGAGTCAGCTCTGGTTACCAAAGTGTTCACAGGGGTGAACCTTTTAGTTCTTGGCTTTGTTGTCATCTCCGGCTTCATTAAGGGGGACCTGCACAACTGGAAGCTCACAGCAGAGGACTATGAATTGGCCATGCCTGGACCCAATGACACCTACAG CTTGGGCCCTCTGGGCTCTGGAGGATTTGTGCCTTTCGGCTTCGAGGGGATTCTCCGTGGAGCAGCTACCTGTTTCTATGCGTTTGTTGGTTTCGACTGTATTGCTACCACTG GGGAAGAGGCCCAGAATCCCCAGCGGTCCATCCCGATGGGCATTGTGATTTCACTGTTCATCTGCTTCTTGGCATATTTTGGTGTCTCTTCTGCACTCACGCTCATGATGCCTTACTACCAGCTTCAACCAGACAGCCCCTTGCCTGAGGCATTTCGCTATATTGGTTGGGCCCCAGCCCGCTATGCCGTGGCTGTTGGCTCACTCTGTGCTCTTTCTACCAG TCTCTTGGGCTCTATGTTCCCCATGCCTCGGGTGATCTATGCAATGGCGGAGGATGGCCTTCTGTTCCGTGTCCTTGCCCGGATCCATGCCCGCACGCGCACACCCATAGTGGCCACTGTGGTCTCTGGTGTTATTGCAG CATTCATGGCATCTCTCTTTGAACTCACTGATCTTGTGGACCTCATGTCTATTGGGACCCTGCTTGCTTACTCCCTGGTGGCTATTTGCGTTCTCATCCTCAG GTATCAGCCTGACCAGGAGATGAAGAACGGGGAAGATGAAATGGAGTTGCAGGAGGAGAAGATACCTGAAGCAGAGAAGCTGACCCTACAGGGACTCTTTTGCCCATTCAACGCTATCCCTACACCACTCTCTGGCCAAGTTGTCTATGTTTGTTCCTCACTGCTTG CTCTACTGATGACTGTCCTGTGCCTGGTGCTGACTCAGTGGCCAATTCCACTGCTTTCTGGAGACCCAGTATGGATTGCAGTGGTTGTGCTACTTCTGATGCTTATTACTGGGATCACTGGGgtcatttggagacagccacagAGCTCCACTTCCCTTCACTTCAAG GTGCCTGCTTTGCCTCTCCTCCCACTACTGAGCATCTTTGTGAACATTTACCTTATGATGCAGATGACAGTTGGCACCTGGGCCCGATTTGGGGTCTGGATGCTGATTG GGTTTGCTATCTACTTCAGCTATGGGATAcggcacagcctggaagaggttAAGAGTGACGAACTCCCATCCAAGCCTAGGGCCAAAACTCTAGACCTTGATCTCAGCAGTCCCTGCGCCCACTCGATTTGA